In Alphaproteobacteria bacterium, one DNA window encodes the following:
- a CDS encoding GIY-YIG nuclease family protein — MWYVYFLRLSNGHVYVGSTNDLKRRFSSHQSGQVESTKPHLPAKLKSYIAVETEDIARTLERYFKSGSGKAFSNKRFW, encoded by the coding sequence ATGTGGTATGTCTATTTTCTTAGGCTCAGTAATGGGCATGTTTACGTCGGATCGACCAACGATTTGAAGCGGCGTTTTTCTTCACACCAATCTGGACAGGTTGAATCAACCAAGCCGCATCTACCCGCCAAACTGAAAAGCTACATTGCTGTTGAAACCGAAGATATAGCGAGAACGCTTGAAAGATACTTCAAATCCGGCTCCGGCAAGGCTTTTTCCAATAAGCGGTTTTGGTGA
- a CDS encoding GIY-YIG nuclease family protein gives MFYVYLIQSEAFPDQRYVGFSTDLKERLKTHNAGGSVHTSKYKPWRLVSYHAFADKRKAQEFEYYLKSGSGRAFANKRFWGELGIDGAKNLRVKPTLQANITNSS, from the coding sequence ATGTTTTATGTCTATCTCATTCAAAGCGAAGCTTTTCCAGATCAACGCTACGTTGGATTCAGCACCGATCTGAAGGAGCGTTTGAAAACGCACAACGCGGGCGGCTCCGTTCATACGTCAAAATACAAACCTTGGCGTTTGGTCAGCTATCACGCCTTTGCCGATAAGCGCAAAGCTCAGGAGTTCGAATATTATCTCAAATCCGGTTCCGGCAGGGCCTTTGCCAATAAGCGGTTTTGGGGAGAACTTGGGATTGATGGTGCGAAGAATCTCCGAGTAAAACCTACGCTTCAGGCGAACATAACGAACTCAAGTTAA
- a CDS encoding DUF1570 domain-containing protein, with protein MAQELAQATMTRLHDLVGGTIPPPPYIVLHASAADLPRGGEDVVGVYQPPLQTMHLVCGKETTTDDFTTEVRHEATHHYLYAAFGLVPFWLNEGLATYMESGPLTEATAKDHLNPSRLRTFQALIRHGTAPQLSDILKNARSHLALSDTYAACWALIFALMHDDDAQRQARHRRMLRSLLALAASQPEGINAAFVEEITRDGESLEEWEQSWRRALWAWR; from the coding sequence ATGGCGCAAGAGCTGGCGCAAGCGACCATGACAAGGCTGCATGACCTGGTCGGCGGCACAATCCCGCCGCCCCCTTATATTGTGCTGCATGCAAGCGCCGCTGATCTTCCGCGGGGCGGCGAGGATGTGGTGGGTGTTTACCAGCCGCCTTTGCAAACCATGCACCTTGTGTGCGGTAAAGAGACGACGACGGATGATTTCACCACTGAAGTGCGGCACGAGGCCACGCATCATTATCTCTACGCCGCCTTTGGTCTTGTGCCGTTCTGGCTGAATGAAGGGCTTGCAACCTATATGGAAAGCGGGCCGCTGACGGAGGCCACGGCGAAAGATCATCTCAACCCTTCGCGGCTAAGAACTTTTCAAGCGCTGATCCGCCATGGCACTGCGCCACAGCTTTCGGATATTCTGAAAAACGCACGAAGCCATCTCGCGCTTTCCGATACCTATGCCGCCTGCTGGGCGCTGATTTTCGCATTGATGCATGATGATGATGCGCAACGCCAAGCTCGTCACCGCCGGATGCTCCGGTCCCTTTTGGCCCTGGCCGCATCACAGCCCGAAGGCATCAACGCAGCCTTTGTCGAAGAAATAACGCGCGATGGTGAAAGCTTGGAAGAATGGGAACAAAGCTGGCGTCGCGCTCTTTGGGCCTGGCGCTAA
- a CDS encoding UvrD-helicase domain-containing protein → MTLPDMPDAPLHPAAAALLEGLNPPQREAVMTTEGPVLVLAGAGTGKTKALTTRLAWLLISGKASPWQVLAVTFTNKAAREMSLRVAHLLGQPVEGWWLGTFHALATRLLRRYAERVGLAPGFSILDTDDQLRLLQQILEEENLDAKRNPARVALAAIQSWKDAALRPADISPHDGGREFGGRLPAIYARYQERLLALNACDFGDLLLHALTLLREHSDILADCRRRWRYILVDEYQDTNTVQYLWLRLLAQEHRNLCCVGDDDQSIYSWRGAQIGNILRFEKDFPGARLVRLEQNYRSTGHILAAASGLIAHNRGRLGKTLWTADAVGEPVRLWPCWDGADEAHRVGEHIAQSYHQGTPLRSMAVLVRAGFQTREFEERLVVLGIPHRVVGGARFYERQEVRDAVAYLRVIAAPQDDLAFERIINTPKRGLGPAVLARLHALRQAQGIPLTAAAAQLIAGTEIKPKPRQALTDLLDKLDRWRDEATRLPPDQLARLVMENSGLLAFWQAETGPDAKSRLENLKELQNALAAFADLSAFLEHIALVAEVLEANDAEAVSLMTIHAAKGLEFDTVFLAGWEEGLFPHRRALDEGGSSALEEERRLAYVGLTRARRQAIITLATTRRLHGNWGPAIPSRFLAELPPANLVLQAPAGLQSAWQAYLEAPHKAGEEP, encoded by the coding sequence ATGACCTTGCCCGACATGCCCGATGCGCCCTTGCATCCGGCGGCGGCGGCGTTGTTAGAGGGGTTGAATCCGCCCCAGCGCGAGGCCGTGATGACCACCGAAGGGCCGGTGCTGGTGCTTGCAGGGGCAGGCACGGGCAAGACCAAGGCCCTGACCACCCGCTTGGCCTGGTTGCTGATCTCGGGCAAAGCCTCGCCCTGGCAGGTGCTGGCCGTGACCTTCACCAACAAGGCCGCGCGCGAGATGAGCCTGCGCGTGGCCCATCTGCTGGGCCAGCCGGTCGAAGGCTGGTGGCTAGGCACGTTCCACGCCCTGGCCACGCGGCTGCTGCGCCGTTATGCCGAGCGCGTGGGCCTGGCTCCGGGCTTTTCCATCCTCGACACCGACGATCAACTGCGCCTGTTACAGCAGATTCTGGAAGAGGAAAACCTTGACGCCAAGCGCAACCCGGCGCGCGTGGCCCTGGCCGCCATCCAGTCCTGGAAGGACGCGGCCTTGCGTCCCGCCGATATCTCCCCCCATGACGGCGGACGCGAATTCGGGGGCCGACTGCCGGCCATTTACGCGCGGTACCAAGAACGCCTATTGGCGCTGAACGCCTGCGATTTTGGCGATCTTTTGCTGCATGCCTTGACCTTGCTGCGCGAGCATAGCGACATTCTGGCCGATTGCCGCCGCCGGTGGCGTTATATCTTGGTGGACGAATATCAAGACACCAACACGGTGCAATATTTATGGCTGCGCCTGTTGGCCCAAGAGCATCGCAATCTGTGCTGCGTGGGCGATGACGACCAGTCGATCTACAGCTGGCGCGGGGCGCAGATCGGCAATATCTTGCGCTTTGAAAAGGACTTTCCCGGCGCGCGCTTGGTCAGGTTAGAACAAAATTACCGCTCGACCGGCCATATCCTGGCCGCCGCATCGGGACTGATCGCCCATAACCGAGGCCGTCTGGGCAAGACCCTATGGACAGCGGATGCGGTGGGCGAACCGGTGCGCTTGTGGCCCTGCTGGGACGGCGCGGACGAGGCGCATCGCGTGGGCGAACACATCGCCCAGTCATATCATCAGGGCACTCCCCTACGATCGATGGCCGTGTTGGTGCGCGCCGGATTCCAGACACGCGAGTTTGAAGAGCGCCTGGTGGTGCTGGGCATTCCGCACCGCGTGGTGGGCGGCGCGCGTTTTTATGAACGCCAGGAAGTGCGCGACGCGGTCGCCTATTTGCGCGTCATCGCCGCCCCGCAAGACGATTTGGCTTTCGAGCGCATCATCAACACGCCCAAGCGCGGCCTTGGCCCCGCCGTGTTGGCGCGGCTGCACGCCCTGCGCCAGGCGCAAGGCATCCCTCTGACCGCCGCTGCTGCGCAATTGATCGCCGGGACCGAGATCAAGCCCAAACCCCGCCAGGCCCTGACGGATTTGCTGGACAAACTGGACCGTTGGCGGGACGAGGCCACGCGCCTGCCGCCGGATCAATTGGCGCGGCTGGTGATGGAAAATTCGGGTTTGTTGGCTTTCTGGCAGGCCGAGACGGGGCCGGATGCCAAATCGCGCCTTGAGAATCTCAAGGAACTGCAAAACGCCCTGGCGGCTTTTGCCGATTTATCGGCCTTTTTAGAGCATATCGCCCTGGTGGCCGAAGTTCTTGAAGCCAACGATGCCGAGGCCGTCAGCCTGATGACCATCCACGCCGCCAAGGGGCTGGAATTCGACACGGTATTCCTGGCCGGATGGGAAGAAGGCCTGTTTCCCCATCGCCGCGCCCTGGACGAAGGCGGCAGCTCGGCTTTAGAGGAAGAACGCCGCCTGGCCTATGTGGGCCTGACCCGCGCCCGCCGCCAAGCCATCATCACCCTGGCCACCACCCGCCGCCTACACGGCAACTGGGGCCCCGCCATCCCTTCCCGCTTCCTCGCCGAACTGCCCCCCGCCAATCTCGTGCTACAAGCCCCCGCCGGATTGCAATCCGCCTGGCAGGCTTATTTGGAAGCTCCGCATAAAGCGGGGGAAGAACCCTGA